In a genomic window of Pueribacillus theae:
- a CDS encoding uracil-DNA glycosylase, producing the protein MTNFCPVLWPEEPTPEHLINCSSCGLDKQGSRMVWGEGNPEAPIMVVLDNPGAREDREGNPFVCGTRQMLQQAVNHVSLDKDDLYITYILKRKPVRAYDKERTRQICMVHLKEQLQAKQPDFIVCLGNVAVQSFFQNPKLDVKTLRGVMHHVQGFRTVVGYHPLAVRRRPNLRPLFIEDWEFVAYQYFQKK; encoded by the coding sequence ATGACAAATTTCTGTCCCGTTCTATGGCCGGAAGAACCAACTCCGGAGCACTTAATAAATTGCAGTAGCTGCGGTCTCGATAAGCAGGGTTCACGAATGGTTTGGGGAGAAGGCAACCCCGAAGCGCCAATTATGGTCGTACTAGACAATCCGGGAGCCCGTGAGGATCGGGAAGGAAATCCATTTGTATGCGGTACACGACAAATGTTACAACAAGCTGTAAATCATGTCAGCTTGGATAAGGATGATTTGTACATAACTTATATACTAAAAAGAAAACCTGTGCGTGCCTATGATAAAGAACGAACCCGCCAAATCTGCATGGTCCATCTCAAAGAACAGCTTCAGGCCAAGCAGCCTGATTTTATTGTTTGTTTAGGCAATGTTGCAGTTCAATCCTTTTTTCAAAATCCCAAGTTGGACGTGAAAACATTGCGAGGAGTGATGCATCATGTTCAAGGCTTTCGAACGGTTGTAGGCTACCATCCATTGGCAGTTAGACGCCGTCCTAATCTGAGGCCACTATTTATTGAGGATTGGGAGTTTGTTGCGTATCAATATTTTCAAAAAAAATAA
- a CDS encoding HAAS signaling domain-containing protein codes for MINRYIYAVTQKLPQAQREDIAEELRGLIEDMLEARVQGRKVTDKDVEAVLVALGNPKHLAQKYRGTKKYLIGPELFDAYILVLKIVLISIAVSMGVGFVIQIILNPISILDHFIDFIVSFVTVIPMAFGWTTFGFAIGEYSKGIHSKDLQMDKEWKVSDLAPIPDKKRQIKRGESITGIIFYVLFIVIFAFSSEYFGIWVFHEEFSGVVPFLNEETYGSYLFFIILIFGFGIIKECLKLIFGKWTMKLVIYTSIVNLVSMIAILFMVNGPAFWNPDFMLELTQAGFLTEGSEAFRTVSGVWEQSTSWILILLVFGLIWDAADGFLKVRKK; via the coding sequence ATGATTAATCGCTATATTTATGCGGTTACACAAAAGCTGCCGCAAGCACAAAGAGAAGATATCGCGGAAGAACTTCGTGGTCTGATTGAAGATATGTTGGAGGCGCGCGTTCAAGGCAGGAAAGTGACGGATAAAGATGTAGAAGCTGTTCTGGTGGCATTAGGGAATCCAAAGCATTTAGCACAAAAATATCGTGGAACGAAAAAATATTTAATTGGGCCAGAACTTTTTGATGCGTACATTTTGGTGTTAAAGATTGTTTTGATTTCTATTGCGGTATCCATGGGTGTTGGGTTTGTTATTCAAATCATTCTCAATCCAATTTCGATCCTCGACCATTTTATCGATTTCATTGTATCATTTGTTACTGTTATTCCGATGGCTTTTGGATGGACCACCTTTGGATTTGCCATAGGAGAATATTCTAAAGGCATTCATTCAAAAGATTTGCAAATGGATAAGGAATGGAAAGTCTCGGATTTAGCGCCTATTCCTGATAAAAAAAGACAAATAAAACGCGGCGAGTCAATTACAGGGATTATATTTTATGTTTTGTTCATCGTGATTTTTGCTTTTTCGAGTGAATATTTTGGCATTTGGGTATTTCATGAAGAATTCTCCGGTGTTGTTCCATTTTTAAATGAAGAGACATATGGTTCCTACCTGTTCTTTATTATTCTTATATTTGGGTTCGGGATCATCAAGGAATGTTTAAAGCTTATTTTTGGAAAATGGACGATGAAGCTTGTTATCTATACGTCAATCGTTAATTTGGTTTCTATGATAGCAATTTTGTTTATGGTCAATGGGCCAGCATTTTGGAATCCGGATTTCATGCTGGAATTAACGCAGGCAGGCTTCCTTACGGAAGGCAGTGAGGCATTTAGAACGGTAAGCGGCGTTTGGGAACAATCCACATCCTGGATCCTAATTCTACTAGTATTCGGATTGATTTGGGATGCAGCAGACGGATTTCTTAAGGTTCGTAAAAAATAA
- a CDS encoding PadR family transcriptional regulator has translation MSKANEHLDKLMQELRRGTITIGVLSQLSEPQYGYSLVTELSEKGIHVEPGTLYPLLRRLEKQGLLDSKWDTNESRPRKYYLLSETGKEVFDLLVVEWRSIVQSLNLVIENKGDEKVGDD, from the coding sequence ATGAGCAAGGCAAATGAACATTTGGATAAATTAATGCAGGAGTTGCGGCGAGGTACGATTACGATCGGTGTGCTTAGTCAGCTTTCTGAACCTCAATACGGATACTCACTCGTTACAGAGCTTTCTGAAAAAGGAATTCATGTAGAGCCAGGAACATTGTATCCATTGCTTAGAAGATTGGAAAAGCAAGGGTTGTTAGATAGTAAGTGGGATACAAATGAATCGAGGCCGCGTAAGTATTATTTATTAAGTGAAACAGGAAAAGAAGTGTTTGATTTGTTAGTAGTTGAATGGAGAAGTATTGTCCAAAGTTTGAATCTTGTAATTGAAAATAAAGGGGATGAAAAAGTTGGAGATGATTAA
- a CDS encoding YaiI/YqxD family protein: MKIYVDADACPVKDIIISEGTNAEIPIILVTSFSHFSNAEQPSGVETIYVDTGADAADYRIMKLAERGDIIVTQDYGLASLGLAKGCTVLHHKGFPYTNENIDQLLQTRYLSAMARKSGKRTKGPRPFTSEDKEKFRGAFKKAISDEK, encoded by the coding sequence ATGAAAATTTATGTTGATGCAGATGCTTGTCCGGTGAAAGATATTATTATCTCAGAAGGCACGAATGCAGAAATTCCGATTATCCTTGTTACTAGCTTTTCTCATTTTTCAAATGCGGAACAACCATCAGGAGTGGAAACCATTTATGTTGACACTGGAGCAGATGCGGCGGATTATCGGATTATGAAGTTAGCGGAAAGAGGAGATATCATTGTTACACAAGACTATGGTCTTGCTTCACTAGGTTTGGCAAAAGGGTGTACAGTCCTTCACCATAAAGGGTTTCCCTATACAAATGAAAACATTGACCAATTATTACAAACACGTTATTTGAGTGCAATGGCTCGAAAAAGCGGAAAACGCACAAAGGGACCACGTCCCTTTACATCAGAAGATAAGGAGAAATTTAGAGGGGCTTTTAAAAAAGCAATTTCAGATGAAAAATAA
- the abc-f gene encoding ribosomal protection-like ABC-F family protein: MIACSVNQVKKMYGGNSIFENISFEIQERDRVGLVGRNGSGKTTLLRLLAGEETPDSGQIHWKKGTSVGYLAQIPDFHNKSLTKEVLKTAFSALLQIEEKMRKLEEEMRNESNESKLEKLMADYGNLQDDYTLKGGYEIDANIERISNGLNIHDLLDKPFFTLSGGEKTKVGLALILLENPDFLLLDEPTNHLDLAAVEWLGNFLQAYRGTIVVISHDRYFLDDVADKILDLDEGKIEYYHTNFSGFVKEKEERLLREFHAYEEQQKKIKKMKEAIKRLRDWANRSNPPSEGLHKRARNMERALERMEKLNRPTLQRKKMKLAMESTDRSGNDVIKLQGVSKRFGEKLLFKNVNMHVAYQQRAAIIGENGTGKSTLLKLILQQFNPDEGEVRVGSNVKIGYLSQHIFPDLQNETIIGAFRNEVRVTEGEARKILARFLFYGHTVFRKVSQLSGGERMRLRLAQLMYQDFNLLILDEPTNHLDIESREVLEDALEEYNGTILAVSHDRYFLNKLFEKIYWIESKEVHCFEGDYNWAKEKMAEKNMFKK, from the coding sequence ATGATTGCATGCAGTGTTAATCAAGTGAAAAAGATGTATGGAGGCAACTCCATTTTTGAAAATATATCATTTGAAATTCAAGAAAGGGATCGAGTTGGGCTAGTCGGCCGGAATGGAAGCGGTAAGACTACGTTGTTAAGACTGCTTGCCGGTGAGGAAACACCTGATTCTGGTCAAATCCATTGGAAAAAAGGGACTTCAGTTGGCTATCTTGCCCAAATTCCGGACTTTCACAATAAATCACTCACTAAAGAAGTTTTAAAGACAGCTTTCTCAGCACTTTTACAAATAGAAGAAAAGATGAGAAAACTTGAAGAGGAAATGAGAAATGAATCAAACGAATCAAAACTAGAAAAGTTAATGGCGGATTATGGTAATTTACAAGATGATTATACATTAAAAGGCGGATATGAAATCGATGCCAATATTGAAAGAATCAGTAACGGTTTGAATATTCACGATTTATTAGATAAACCATTTTTTACCCTAAGTGGTGGAGAAAAAACAAAGGTAGGCCTCGCTCTCATTCTTCTCGAAAATCCGGACTTTTTATTGCTGGATGAACCGACGAATCATTTAGACTTGGCGGCAGTGGAATGGTTGGGCAACTTTTTGCAAGCATATCGTGGAACGATTGTTGTCATTTCCCATGATCGTTACTTTTTAGATGACGTTGCAGATAAGATTTTGGATTTGGATGAAGGAAAAATCGAGTACTACCATACAAATTTTTCAGGTTTTGTGAAAGAAAAAGAAGAGCGTTTGCTTAGAGAGTTTCATGCTTATGAAGAACAGCAAAAGAAAATAAAGAAAATGAAGGAAGCTATAAAACGTCTACGAGATTGGGCAAATCGATCCAATCCGCCCAGTGAAGGTCTTCATAAACGAGCAAGAAATATGGAAAGGGCATTAGAACGAATGGAAAAATTGAACCGTCCTACACTTCAACGAAAGAAAATGAAATTGGCAATGGAATCCACTGATCGGAGCGGGAATGATGTGATAAAGCTCCAAGGTGTATCAAAGAGGTTTGGAGAAAAACTTTTATTTAAGAATGTCAACATGCATGTGGCTTATCAGCAACGTGCAGCTATTATTGGAGAAAATGGAACAGGGAAATCAACTTTGCTCAAATTGATTCTCCAGCAATTCAACCCCGATGAAGGGGAAGTTAGAGTAGGAAGCAATGTGAAAATCGGCTATTTATCCCAACACATATTTCCAGATTTGCAAAATGAAACAATCATAGGGGCATTTCGCAATGAGGTAAGGGTGACGGAGGGAGAGGCAAGGAAAATTTTAGCGAGATTTTTATTTTATGGACATACGGTCTTTCGAAAGGTGTCACAGTTGAGTGGCGGAGAAAGAATGAGGCTTCGATTAGCTCAGCTGATGTATCAAGACTTTAATTTGTTGATTTTAGATGAACCGACGAATCATCTAGATATTGAGTCTCGAGAAGTATTAGAAGATGCACTTGAAGAATATAACGGAACAATTTTAGCTGTCTCTCATGATCGTTATTTCCTGAATAAGCTATTTGAGAAGATTTATTGGATTGAATCAAAGGAAGTTCATTGTTTTGAAGGGGACTATAATTGGGCTAAAGAGAAAATGGCTGAAAAAAATATGTTTAAAAAATAA
- a CDS encoding RAxF-45 family protein, with protein sequence MRRRWVKMLNRAVLVHGFWTEYLFLNRAKFAASVVNGIRMPFLATS encoded by the coding sequence ATGAGACGGAGGTGGGTAAAGATGTTAAATCGAGCTGTTTTAGTGCACGGATTTTGGACTGAATACTTGTTTCTTAACCGTGCAAAATTTGCTGCTTCAGTTGTTAACGGGATACGTATGCCCTTTTTAGCAACTTCATAG
- a CDS encoding sensor histidine kinase produces MHLERLSLLLPREIPIYLICLLVTAGLYYFYKNCIVHISILGVKWNLLLFSLQLLLVVIYVVLKPSWTYIILAILFIGIELFRLKVSQKLSTLTQENNLLKEQINHFNETFRIVRSERHDFLKHVSAIHFMLENGKADETKLYLDELVDGYEETNLSIRGERGIVAGVLHQMYGRAKASGIEVVYNLDLPLSTLPLPDAEIVKLIGNLLTNSIEASEEWQKKRKEQAKVSLQFYKRSGLFLLICKNNSLPIPTSVLDHLFQTYGKTTKGSRHEGLGTKIIKDIVDENSGFLDFVYKDEEFTVKIKFPAIQ; encoded by the coding sequence GTGCATCTGGAGAGGCTTTCACTTCTGCTTCCTAGGGAAATACCTATCTATCTCATTTGCTTGCTCGTCACTGCAGGACTCTATTATTTTTATAAAAACTGTATCGTACATATTTCTATATTGGGCGTAAAGTGGAATTTGCTTCTTTTTTCCTTGCAACTGCTGCTTGTCGTAATTTATGTCGTCTTAAAGCCATCATGGACTTATATTATACTTGCTATCCTTTTTATCGGGATTGAATTATTTAGGCTGAAGGTTTCCCAAAAACTGTCCACTTTGACACAGGAAAACAATCTGTTAAAGGAACAAATTAACCACTTTAATGAGACATTCCGGATTGTCCGCAGTGAGCGCCATGATTTTCTCAAGCATGTTTCCGCCATTCACTTCATGCTTGAAAATGGAAAAGCCGATGAGACAAAACTCTATCTCGATGAGTTGGTAGATGGATATGAGGAAACAAATCTTTCAATCAGAGGCGAACGTGGAATTGTTGCCGGAGTTCTACATCAAATGTACGGGAGGGCTAAGGCGTCGGGAATTGAGGTCGTCTATAACCTTGATCTCCCGTTGTCGACATTGCCGCTTCCGGATGCAGAGATAGTAAAGCTGATTGGAAACCTCTTAACGAATAGCATTGAAGCTAGTGAAGAATGGCAAAAGAAGCGAAAAGAACAAGCGAAGGTCAGCCTGCAATTTTATAAACGAAGCGGCTTGTTTTTACTTATTTGTAAAAATAATAGCCTGCCGATCCCGACATCCGTCCTTGATCACTTATTTCAAACGTATGGGAAAACGACGAAGGGTAGCAGACATGAGGGACTGGGAACAAAGATAATTAAGGATATCGTAGATGAGAACAGCGGCTTTTTGGATTTTGTTTATAAAGACGAAGAGTTCACCGTAAAAATCAAGTTCCCAGCGATTCAATAA
- a CDS encoding SRPBCC family protein has translation MSVPVVKTEMLIRKPVEEVFEAFIDPAITTRFWFTKSSGRLEEGRHVRWDWEMYGVSDDVYVKEIEQNKRILIESSDSTTVEWIFTPRTDTETFVTITPSGFTGNGDNIVNQAIDSMGGYTMVLCGLKALLEHNISLNLVADKAPDAHVKR, from the coding sequence ATGTCTGTACCGGTTGTTAAGACAGAAATGCTTATTAGAAAACCAGTTGAAGAAGTGTTTGAGGCTTTTATCGACCCGGCAATTACTACGAGATTCTGGTTCACTAAAAGTAGCGGAAGATTAGAAGAGGGAAGGCATGTCCGGTGGGATTGGGAGATGTACGGTGTTTCGGATGACGTTTATGTAAAAGAAATTGAACAAAACAAGCGTATTCTAATCGAATCGTCGGACAGCACCACGGTCGAGTGGATCTTTACTCCCCGAACAGATACTGAAACTTTTGTCACGATTACGCCCTCAGGTTTTACAGGAAATGGAGATAATATCGTAAATCAAGCCATTGACTCAATGGGAGGATACACGATGGTGCTCTGTGGGCTAAAGGCACTTCTTGAGCATAACATCTCCTTGAATCTTGTAGCGGACAAGGCACCTGATGCCCATGTTAAACGTTAA
- a CDS encoding FAD-dependent monooxygenase has product MTKTNTAMGGGIGGLIAALKLHRVGVSVRVCESVETIKALGVGINLLPHAVRILTDLGLEKKLQETDTYCRINLFQQIRSKDLAGAKRIGC; this is encoded by the coding sequence TTGACAAAAACTAATACTGCTATGGGCGGTGGCATTGGAGGGCTTATTGCTGCCCTTAAACTTCACCGCGTTGGCGTATCAGTGCGTGTATGTGAAAGTGTGGAAACCATTAAAGCGCTCGGAGTTGGGATTAACCTTTTGCCCCATGCCGTACGGATACTGACTGATCTGGGATTGGAAAAGAAGCTTCAGGAGACAGATACCTACTGCAGAATTAATTTATTTCAACAAATACGGTCAAAAGATTTGGCAGGAGCCAAGAGGATTGGATGCTAG
- a CDS encoding DUF1697 domain-containing protein has product MIYVALLRGINVGGNNKIDMKLLKQTFERVGMKSVVTYINTGNIIFTHDSLSKTEISHILEKGIHEDFGLQIKVVVRSIEEVGKIFNAIPDTWKNDKEMKSDVMFLWDEVDDESVLESLLIKPEIDTVKYVPGAILWSVDKKNVTKSGMPKIIGAKIYKQVTVRNVNTTRKIYELMQANFEMQKNSNR; this is encoded by the coding sequence ATGATCTATGTTGCACTTCTTCGAGGGATTAATGTCGGGGGGAACAATAAAATTGACATGAAGTTGCTGAAACAAACGTTTGAACGAGTAGGCATGAAGTCTGTTGTGACCTATATTAACACAGGTAATATTATCTTTACACACGATAGTCTTTCAAAAACAGAAATATCCCACATTCTTGAAAAAGGGATACACGAAGATTTTGGATTACAAATTAAAGTTGTCGTTCGCAGTATTGAAGAAGTCGGAAAAATCTTCAACGCGATTCCAGATACATGGAAAAACGACAAAGAAATGAAAAGTGATGTCATGTTTTTATGGGATGAGGTTGACGATGAATCGGTATTGGAGAGTCTGCTCATCAAACCGGAAATTGATACGGTGAAATATGTGCCCGGTGCGATTCTTTGGTCAGTTGACAAGAAAAATGTAACCAAAAGCGGAATGCCGAAGATTATTGGAGCGAAGATCTATAAACAAGTAACGGTTAGGAATGTCAACACAACGCGTAAAATATACGAACTTATGCAAGCTAATTTTGAGATGCAAAAAAATAGCAATCGATAA
- a CDS encoding patatin-like phospholipase family protein produces MKQTGVSLGGGSLRGVAHIGVLQELTRNDFKITHIAGTSAGSVIGGLFACGMDPGKMRNVLHKLSIYRHIDIGFNRKGWIKGDRIYRTLLRLTEGKHFSDLDLPFAVICVDLISGEMVVIDSGEVALAIRASIAIPGIFSPVEINNKLLVDGYILNNNPADIVRRMGAENVTSVRVRSSNPHYPSNLLSVLNRYIDIASQKNTERCLEEHTDLLIDIDLQDIGRFQPKSLSKAIALGQAETRRVLLNRTDKKSRSKVIYMDNWFRKIH; encoded by the coding sequence TTGAAACAGACGGGAGTTTCACTAGGGGGCGGTTCCCTCAGGGGAGTTGCCCATATCGGTGTATTACAAGAATTAACACGGAATGATTTCAAAATCACTCACATCGCTGGAACAAGTGCAGGATCTGTGATCGGTGGTCTTTTTGCATGTGGTATGGATCCAGGAAAGATGAGAAACGTTCTTCACAAATTATCCATTTATCGCCATATTGACATAGGTTTCAACAGAAAGGGTTGGATTAAAGGAGATCGCATCTATAGAACATTGCTAAGATTGACAGAAGGAAAGCATTTTTCAGATTTGGATCTTCCATTCGCCGTCATTTGTGTGGATCTGATTTCTGGAGAAATGGTCGTCATTGATTCTGGAGAAGTGGCGCTTGCCATTCGTGCAAGCATTGCGATTCCAGGTATATTTTCCCCGGTGGAAATCAACAATAAATTATTAGTGGATGGCTATATTCTAAACAACAACCCCGCAGATATTGTCAGAAGAATGGGGGCGGAAAATGTGACATCTGTCAGAGTTCGAAGCTCAAATCCTCATTATCCATCCAATCTATTATCCGTTTTGAATCGATATATTGATATTGCAAGCCAAAAGAATACAGAGCGTTGCCTAGAGGAACATACTGATCTTTTAATCGATATTGATTTGCAAGATATAGGAAGATTTCAACCGAAATCTTTATCAAAAGCCATTGCATTGGGACAAGCAGAAACAAGGAGGGTATTACTTAATAGAACAGATAAGAAGAGTCGCAGCAAGGTGATATATATGGATAATTGGTTTCGGAAAATTCATTAA